The Terriglobales bacterium DNA window GGAGACGCGGCCCGTGGGTGTGCGCATCCTGCACAACATCGCTGCCCCGCGCCCCAGCGGAACGGCGGCGCCGGGCAGCGGCGTGGTCCCCGACGAAGGGCCGGACCCCGCGGTGATCGGCGTCACCTCGAACCCCGATGAGCTTTTCCTTCCCGTCGACGTCAAGGTGCAGGTTGCGCCGGCGACCCGGTCCCTCACGCCGCCGGAGAAGGCGGCGCTCGAATCCAATACCAATGCTGCCGTGAGAGCTTATCTGGACGAGGCCGGCATCGGCGAAATTCTCGTGTACAACAGGCTCGTCTCGCGCCTCATGGGGCTCGAAGGAGTGCTCGACGTGGTGGTCGAGATGTGGCCTCAGAACGCACCGAGTTCGGCCAAGCGCAAGAACCTCGTGCCCGACAATCCGGGCGTGCGGCCGGTGGCGGGGGTCGTCACGGTCGAGGTCGGCGGCTCCCTCGTCATGCTGGACGTGACCGTTGCCGTCGCCCTCAAGGGAGCGGGGCTCCTCGGCGACCCCACCACGGCGCGCGCTGCGGCTCAGGCCGAGATCGAGCAGCAGTTCAAGGACAAACTGCCCACATTCAGCGGTACCTCTCTCACCGTTGCCGCGCTCAAGGGCCTGCTGACCGATTCGGAGAACTATAACGTACTTGACGTGCACTACAAGGCCGAGTACACCGACGCCGGCCTGCGCATTCATCAGCAGGATGTCCAGTTGACGCTCACGGGCCTGGAACGATTGTGGGTGCGCAAGGTCAGCCTCAGTGATGGAGGCGAGGCATGAGCGGTCGGGCACTGAAGATCCTGAGCCGGCTGCCCGCCCATCTCGACGCGGCTAGGCCGGGCAAGCAGATCGTCGAAGTCACCGGGGCGCTGGCACGCGATTTCGACGTGGTGGCCGCCGTATTGGCCGCGATCCGCCGCTCCCACCGGCTGGCGGACGTTGATGAACGTTTCGACCTTCTGCTCATTGCTGCGCGCCACGGCATGCTCCTTGGCGACTTCGCGATCCTCCTCGCCCGTTTCGATCGCGCCGAGGAACTCCTGTCGACTCTGGCTGCTGCAGCCGACGACAACGAGCGCAACGAAAGGGCCGAGGCGCTGCTCGCTCTCTGGTCCATTGCTGGACCCCAACCGCGCCTGCCACTGTTCGGGGGCACTGCCGAGACCGCGAGCACGGCGCTGCAAAAAGAAGTGGAAGCGCGCCTTGCCACCAGGGAGCTGCTCGACGCCATGCGCCGCCGTGTGGCAGAGACCGCTGCGGTCCATGCCCAAGGCAACGGCACGGTGCGATCGCTCATGGCCGGAGTGGCCAACACGCTCGATCTCGATCTGGGCACGATCGTTCACAGTGAAGATCGTTTCTGGCACGCTGCAGAGGTCTCCGACCGGCTGCGCCTGGGCGGCCTGGCACCCGCCCGTGAATTGCTGGGGATCGAGGAGAATCCGCTCTTCCGCTTCGAAACCGATCAGTCCGGCCGCAAGGACGGCGGGCTCTTCAGCTTGCTGCGGCGCGGCTTCGAGCTTGCGCTGCTGCAGGTCCGTGTCACCGGCAAGGAGAACCTGACCGTCGGGCCGATGGTGGTCAATCGTGACGAAGGCCACGGCGTCGGCTACTCCGGTGCGGTGCCGCCGGGCCAGGCGCTGCGGTTCACCGAAGAGGGGCGCGTCTTCCTCGACGGCGCCGATGTCACCGCCAACAGTTACGCATGGAAGGGCGCCTGCTTTGCGGGCACCGACAAGCGCGCTACCGACTTCGTCTTCGACGGACCGCGGACGGTCTTTGCCGTCGCCTATCCTGAAAAGGCACTGGATTCCGATTTCGTCTTCCCCCACGCAGGGGAGGGTCTGCCCGTGCCGGGCATTGCGGTGGGTGAAACGCGTTTCGCCTATTTCGCTCACGTTGCCTATCATTCGGGCACGCGCCGTGTGGCGCCCCGACCTGCAGTGGGTTTTGCAGATGGGAGCGTATTTGCGGCGAGTGCCGGGGAGGAGCCGCCCGTATCGGCGCTGATTTCCTTCTCCTGGCTCGAGCACCGCGCGTTCACTGTCCGGGTGCTGATCCCTCCCCGGTTCCGCACGCTGACACCCGAGGACCCCGAAGGTCTCGACACGCGCCGCCGCGTGGCTCAGACTCTCCAACGCTTCAAACCTGCAGGGGTCGAAGTGACCGTCGAATTTGTCGAAAACCGCTGGGAGCTGGGTAAAGGCGTCCTGCTCTCGGGGGAAGCAGAAGATCCCATTGCTGAGTTGCGGGCCGGAACCACGCTGTGGTCCGCGCCGACGAGCGAGAACGCATGAGGTCCCGGAAGGAGTCCTGATCATGGCGATCCATCCCTACGTGCCCAAAGAGGTGAAGGCCGGCGAGCCGGTCACGGCCCAAGGCTGGAATGAAATCGTGAAGGCGATCCTCGCCATCACGCAGTACCTCGAGACCAGTGAGGCCACCAGCCTGAAGGTCAAGGTGACCAACGCCGATGCAGAGCCGCTCCGAACCCGCGTCACGGCGGTCCGAGACGACGGGCTGACCGCCGAGGCCGTTGCCCCGGTCACTCCCGGAGGAGATTTCATCTTCGGCGCGCTGAAACCCGGCTCTTACACGGTGCGAGCCTCAGCGCCCGGCTTCGAGGAGATTTCGGCGCCCGTCACCGTCCCGTCCAGCACGACGATCAGCCTGACCATGAAGGCTTCGGCCGTGAAGATGCCTTCGGTCTTCGGCCTTGAATTGCCGACCGCTCTGACGACCCTCAAGACGGCCCAGATCAACGTGTCGCGGGTGGTGGACGTGGCCGGCCGGGACGTCGCCCCAGCCAATCCCGGGGCGGAGTACAGCACGGCTCCTGTCCTCGTACAACTGCCGGCTGCCGGCGAATACGTTCAACCTTCGATGACGGCCCAGCTCGTGGTGGCCGCACCGCTGGTGGCCGAAGCGGCCGTCGAAATGCCGTCTCTCAGCGGCCTGACCCAGACGGAAGCCCAGAAGGCCCTCGAGAACATGGGGCTGGTGCTCGGGAAAGTGGTCGTCAAACAACCGAAGCAGTTAGGCTGAAAGAACAGGAGGTCGACCCATGGCGACAAAGTCGTTCTCAGCCAGTGACGCCGCCGACAAGACGGTCTTCATCGATCTCACCGAGAAGGCGGCCAAGGCGAAGGTGGTCCGGGAAGGCTACCAGGTCCCTGCGGCCGCCTTCGACAAGAATAAAGCGCAATTCGCATTCGACCAATATGAAATCCTTCCTCAGAAATCCCTGCCGCGCGTGGTGTCCCAAAGCATTCCAGAGGGCACAAAGGTGACCCGGGGCACCGTGGTGGATCTCGTTCTCGTCCCGCGCGCCAGCGTACCCTTCGATATCTTCGACGGTGTCCACGCCGACTTCAAGGGCAAGAACGTCGAGTTCATGACCGAGGGCATGCTGGCCGACGCCAAGACGCGTCAGATTTTTCTCACCTACGAGAACGCGGACGATATCCCCGCGGCCGATAAAGCTTTCCTCCAGGAGCGGTTTGCCAGCAACGAGATCTCGTTGGACGAAGCGGTGGAGGACAAGAGCTTCAAGTCGGCTTACAACACGGCGCGCGGAGCGCTGGCGTTCAGGTAACGGTGAATCATGGCGCAGAAGATTGGCGAAGAGGTCAAACAGATCGACGCCAAGGCCCAGGAAAGCGCAGTGGACGAGGCGATCACGCGGGGCCAGGTCCAGTTGGGCGGCGACTTCCAGTTCGGGATGTTCTTCATCGGTGCGCAGCAGATTGCCAACGGCATCTCCTCATTCTCCCTGCCCGTCACACTGCCGAAGAATGCCGTTGTGCGCCAGTT harbors:
- a CDS encoding carboxypeptidase regulatory-like domain-containing protein, coding for MAIHPYVPKEVKAGEPVTAQGWNEIVKAILAITQYLETSEATSLKVKVTNADAEPLRTRVTAVRDDGLTAEAVAPVTPGGDFIFGALKPGSYTVRASAPGFEEISAPVTVPSSTTISLTMKASAVKMPSVFGLELPTALTTLKTAQINVSRVVDVAGRDVAPANPGAEYSTAPVLVQLPAAGEYVQPSMTAQLVVAAPLVAEAAVEMPSLSGLTQTEAQKALENMGLVLGKVVVKQPKQLG